One genomic segment of Nitrospirota bacterium includes these proteins:
- a CDS encoding TlyA family RNA methyltransferase, whose protein sequence is MKKRLDVLVVERALVSSRNEAQALIMSGAVVVNLSVVSKAGELVEETADIALKGETCPYVSRGGLKLEHALSTFDISVSGKTALDIGASTGGFTDCLLKRGATRVYAVDVGYGQFGWKLRRDERVTVFERTNIRYLDRVSIKDTIDIVVIDVSFISLKLVLPKAVEFLAPVGSDNQSGEIIALIKPQFEVGKGEVEKGGIIKTKEKRERVVSDISEFVQTLNLKLCGVCESPIKGHKGNIEYLLYAAVKK, encoded by the coding sequence CTGAAAAAAAGACTCGATGTATTAGTCGTTGAAAGAGCCCTCGTGTCCTCAAGAAATGAGGCACAGGCGCTGATAATGTCAGGAGCAGTGGTTGTTAATCTTTCGGTTGTAAGTAAAGCCGGCGAACTTGTAGAGGAAACTGCTGATATTGCTTTAAAAGGTGAAACATGTCCCTATGTTAGCCGGGGCGGGCTAAAACTCGAACATGCGCTTTCCACTTTTGATATATCTGTATCCGGCAAAACAGCCCTCGATATTGGCGCCTCAACAGGGGGTTTTACCGACTGCCTGCTAAAAAGGGGAGCAACACGGGTTTATGCCGTTGATGTAGGGTATGGGCAGTTTGGCTGGAAATTGCGCCGCGATGAACGTGTGACCGTTTTTGAGCGAACCAATATCAGATACTTAGACAGAGTTTCAATAAAAGATACTATTGACATCGTTGTGATAGATGTCTCCTTCATTTCTCTAAAACTTGTATTGCCTAAAGCGGTGGAATTTCTGGCCCCGGTGGGTTCTGACAATCAGTCCGGAGAAATTATAGCACTTATAAAACCCCAGTTTGAGGTAGGCAAGGGAGAGGTGGAAAAAGGCGGTATAATAAAAACAAAAGAAAAAAGAGAGCGGGTTGTTTCCGATATTAGTGAATTTGTACAAACTTTAAATTTAAAACTTTGCGGTGTATGTGAAAGCCCAATCAAAGGACATAAGGGAAACATAGAGTATCTGCTTTATGCTGCAGTTAAAAAATAA
- a CDS encoding RNA polymerase sigma factor, with protein MDEDSGLIDSYLCGDEGAVESLIKKYQKEVYSLSYRVAGDMEEAKDITQKALISAVTELKNFKKKSSFKTWLYRITVNTALNHMRGNSLIKVELNETIQSSDQGPVSHLILKERERHLKSLLASLPDRQRLSVILRVYKDLSVAETAAVMGCSEGAVKAHYHSAIKKLKKSFDGGNVNEN; from the coding sequence ATGGATGAAGACAGCGGACTGATAGACTCTTATCTTTGTGGTGATGAGGGAGCGGTTGAGAGTCTTATAAAAAAATACCAAAAGGAGGTCTATTCACTCTCATATCGGGTGGCAGGGGATATGGAAGAGGCCAAGGACATAACTCAAAAGGCTCTTATCAGCGCTGTGACAGAGCTAAAAAATTTTAAAAAAAAATCATCTTTTAAAACATGGCTCTACAGAATAACTGTCAACACAGCCTTAAACCATATGCGTGGAAACTCCTTAATTAAAGTTGAATTAAATGAAACTATACAATCAAGTGATCAAGGTCCTGTGTCCCACCTAATACTAAAAGAGCGAGAGAGGCACCTAAAAAGCCTCCTCGCTTCCCTCCCAGACAGACAGCGCCTCTCGGTCATTCTACGGGTATATAAGGACTTAAGCGTGGCTGAAACGGCTGCGGTTATGGGTTGCTCTGAGGGAGCTGTTAAAGCTCATTATCATAGCGCTATTAAAAAACTTAAAAAGTCATTTGATGGTGGTAATGTTAATGAAAATTAA